The following proteins are co-located in the Rattus norvegicus strain BN/NHsdMcwi chromosome X, GRCr8, whole genome shotgun sequence genome:
- the Pabpc1l2b gene encoding polyadenylate-binding protein 1-like 2 has translation MDEELAAALAAEEEEAAAGGSDDGNPDFPTASLYVGDLHPEVTESMLYEKFSPAGPILSIRLCRDKVTRRSLGYAYVNYQQPVDAKRALETMNFDVINGRPVRIMWSQRDPSLRKSGVGNVFIKNLGKTIDNKALYNIFSAFGNILSCKVACDEKGPKGYGFVHFQKQESAERAIDALNGMFLNYRKIFVGRFKSHKEREAERGAWARQSTSADFKDFDDDSDDEATFR, from the coding sequence ATGGACGAAGAGCTGGCGGCGGCCTTggctgcagaagaggaggaggcggcggccgGGGGCTCGGACGATGGGAACCCAGACTTTCCCACGGCCTCGCTGTACGTGGGCGACCTGCACCCCGAGGTGACCGAGTCCATGCTGTATGAGAAGTTCAGCCCCGCCGGGCCCATCCTGTCCATCCGCCTGTGCCGGGACAAGGTCACCCGGCGCTCTCTGGGCTACGCATATGTCAACTACCAGCAACCGGTGGACGCCAAGCGGGCCCTGGAGACCATGAACTTTGACGTTATAAATGGCAGGCCAGTGCGCATCATGTGGTCCCAGAGGGACCCGTCGCTCCGCAAGAGCGGGGTGGGCAACGTCTTCATCAAGAACCTGGGCAAGACCATCGACAACAAGGCGCTGTACAACATCTTCTCGGCCTTTGGCAACATCCTGTCCTGCAAGGTGGCCTGTGACGAAAAGGGGCCCAAGGGCTACGGGTTCGTGCACTTCCAGAAGCAGGAGTCGGCCGAGCGGGCCATAGATGCGCTGAATGGCATGTTCCTGAACTACCGCAAGATTTTCGTGGGGAGATTCAAGTCCCACAAGGAGAGGGAGGCCGAAAGGGGAGCCTGGGCCCGCCAGTCCACCAGCGCTGACTTCAAGGATTTCGACGACGACTCGGATGACGAGGCCACCTTCCGATGA